In the genome of Coxiella burnetii, the window TAACCTGCCAATTTTGTACTAAGCCTGCTTGTGACAATCCGTTAAAAGATTCATGAGGATTGCGCTTTAAAATTTCAGCACACGATTTTTGAAAAGCTATTAAAGCTTGACTCTGATTATCTTGCTTCCACTCTGGCAAAGAGTTAAAAGAAGTTTTTACTAAGGAAAAATGAGGCCCAAAGGTTCCCGTGTAATATAATAAAAAGATACCGATTAAAACCGTTATTGCCAAGCATCCAGTGATAATCAATATACTACGGAGCATAATAAATACCAAAGCGTTTCTGGGTGCAGAATCAATTGCTTTTTTTTCTTCCGGTTCAATTTTTTAATAAATTTTTCAACTTGCATAGCCGTCGCTTTATCCCCTAAAATTTGCCAGCTTTGCGCAACGCCTAAGGGTTTAAAACTCCGCGTATACTTGCATTTCGCGGTGCCGCTAACATGTTCATGATAACGTCTGATAAGATCGGTTGTATAACCAGTGTAATAGCTGTTATTACTGCATTCTAAAATGTAAACCCAATAGCTCATTGAGCATAAAGTATATCCGCTGAGCATCTTAAATGCAAAATCGATATTGGACGTGGTGTTCGGGATATCTATACTCACCTCTCAAGTGGAATCTCCAAGAAAATTGTCCAACTTCACGCGCAATAGCGGATTCATTAATAGTGTTTTTTTTTAAAAACAAAAAGTAGCCCGTATGGAGCGCAGCGGAATACGGGAATTCCTTTTCACGTTTCCCGTATTCCGCTGCGCTCCATACGGGCTACTTGCTAAATACTTGCTTTGGGCTGATTACTAGGCCGTTGCATAATTCTCTGCAATGCCGCTGCTTTTATTTGACATAGTTTTCCAATCTCCGCACCGACCAAATTTGCCCCCCGCTCACCGCCTCCACAAGAAAGAGGCCGCAGGATCGAGTCGCCGCCCAAATAAGCGTAATTATATCCCAACCGAAATTGAGGATTCAAATCAAGAGGATAAAAACTGCCGCCACCATAACGGAAGTCGAAAGAACGACACAATTTTTCGTTCTTAATAATATAATAAATTCCTTGAGAAAACGCTTGGGCATAACAAGCCGGTAAAAAACGCTGAATAAATCCGATCACTTTGCGCCAACATAAATTATTTTTTTGGCTATTCCAACCACCAAAATTTCTATAGCTTTGACTATATAATTTGAAAGCTTCAATTAACAATGGAACATTAAAATGCTTGCCCGTTGTAATCACTCCTTTGGGTTTTATATCATTCCTAAATGTATTCAATGCAGTCAGTAGTGCTTGGGACTCCTCGTCATCGGGAGGAATGTTCTCTTCATGATAGAGCACCTGTTCACGAGCATGATCACTGGCATTACCAATGTCATTGATAATTTTTTTAGCGCCTCTAAATCCGTTTGTTCTCGCAGGCTTTCCGCTCTTTTTTCTTCTACTGGAAATTGCGCCTGATATTGTCTGAATTTTTCATTGGGGTCCACTTCATCTAAAAAATGTATAATTACTTCAACAATCTCTTCATCTCCAGCCCCTAAAGCGATTTGTAAAGCTGTTCCTTCGACGATAATTGGATCATCATCTAAGTCTCTTGCATAAGTTTCAATCTGTCCTTTTTCTAATAATAATGCTCCATATTTTTCTAGCATTTCTTCAACTCCAGCCTGATTACCTTTAGCCACATGATCCAGAAAAACAGGAAGAACCGTATTCGACCAATTCGTTAGTCGATGAACAAAGAAGGCGACACTATTACTGCTAATACTAGGGTCAGGATTAGTAGGGATTGAAGCCACATCGATGGCCATATTATGAAACACAATGTCTTGTAAGTCAGGAATAATAAAATCATCCCTCCTTTCTCCTTCGGAAGGGTTTGAGCGATTTTGGGTTTGCACTGATATATTCCCAGAAGAATTTCCTATCGGTGTGGCTTCTGTACTTTTTTGCTCTTCTTGCGTATCGATTGAGGGATCGTGGTGTTTGAACATGAATAAAACCTCCTTGGTTTGAATCCTTATGTAATAAGGATATCAACGTTTGCTTAAAAAAGTATGAAAAAAGAAGGCTTGGCTTTATTTTTTCCCTAAAAGAATTTCATTGTGAAAATCTGCCCTGCCTACTTGCATCGCTCCAACAAGCCCTGTTATTTTAATAATAAAAGAGAGATTACCATGTCAAAATTTTTACACCGTTTATGGGAAGGAATCATGCCAATTGTGGGCATGATTGTTTTCGTTATTCTTTTTATCGTGGGGATATTTATTTTTTCCTATCTTCTAATCATCGCTGCCGTTATTGGATTGATACTTTTTATCATCGCCTTTATTCGGATAAAATTAGCACAACGTAAACGACCCAAAGAACCCCCTTCTGGTAGAATCATTGAGCACGATAACGATAGAGAGAATAAATCTTGATTATAAAAGCGCCAATGGCGGGTTGAACTCTTGCTGTAAACCTTGAGCTACCCCTTTATGGGTTATTTGCCCGCAATAGACATTGAGACCGTTCAAAAAATGAGGGTCATCTAAAAAAGCTTGGCGGTAACCTTTATCGGCCAATGCGATTACGTAAGGCAATGTTGCGTTATTGAGCGCCAATGTGGAAGTTCTCGGAACTGCGCCCGGCATATTAGCTACGCAATAATGGACAATCCCGTCGATTACGTAAGTGGGTTTCTTATGCGTAGTTGGTTTACTGGTTTCAAAGCAGCCACCTTGGTCGATGGCGACGTCCACCATAACCGATCCTGGGCGCATTTTTTTCAAAACATCTTGGCCTACCAGTTTCGGCGCCGAATGACCCGGAACCAGAACAGCACCGACGACGAGGTCGGCATCAATAACATAATGTTCAATGCTGCTTTCGGTAGAATACGCCGTATTTAATCGTCCGCCAAATTGGAAATCGAGTTCTTGTAACCGGCGTAAGGACTTATCTAAGACGGTCACTTGCGCTTTTTTCCCCATGGCCATTCGCACCGCATTGCTTCCTACCACGCCACCGCCAATAACGGTCACTTTCCCCGCATAAACGCCTGGAACACCGCCTAAGAGGATGCCGCTTCCCCCTTCAGGTTTTTCCAAACAGTGGGCCCCTGCCTGGATGGCTAAGCGACCCGCCACTTGGCTCATGGGAGAAAGGAGGGGAAGCCCGCCCTCGTTGTCAGTCACCGTTTCATAAGCAATGGCGATGCAGCCGGATTTTATTAATGCCTGCGCTTGTTGAGGATCTGGCGCTAAGTGTAAGTAAGTAAATAAAATTTGTCCTTCTCGAATCAACGCATATTCGCTCGATTGCGGCTCTTTCACTTTAACAATCATCTCAGCCTGGTAAACTTCTACAGGCGTATCAACAATTTTCGCACCTGCAGCAAGGTAAGCTTCATCGGTGAAATTGATTGCATTCCCTGCATCGCGCTCCATAATGACTTGATGGCCGTGGAGAACGAGCTCACGAACGCTGTAAGGAGTTAATCCGACTCGGTATTCTTCTATTTTTACTTCTTTTGGAACGCCTATTAACATCTTTTTCTCCGAAGCTTAAAAACTTCCCTCAATAACCCATTTCCTGAAGTGCTTCTTCCCATTGTACGAGTACTTCGTTTAAGTCCCCCACCAACCCATAATCTGCAATTTGAAAAATGGGGGCCTCGGGGTCTTTGTTGATGGCTACAATAATTTTACTATTCCTCATCCCAGCCATATGTTGAACAGCTCCCGATATGCCAATGGCAAAATAGAGTTTAGGTGCGACGACTTGACCCGTTTGACCTACTTGGCAATCGTTAGGCGCAAGGCCGGCGTCTACCGCTGCTCGAGAAGCGCCCATGGCGGCTCCCATCCGGTCTGCAATTCTTATTAACCGGTCAAAATTCTCTTTATTTTGCAATCCTCGTCCTCCGGAAATAACGATTTCAGCCGACGATAATTCGGGACGGTCTTGCCCTTGACGTTCCTCATGAACAAAAATTGAATGCGGATTTTCGACTGTAAATTCAATTTCACGAATCGGCGCGGAATAATCTGCCAAAGCAGCTGGGTTAAACGCAGTGCTTCTTACCGTGATGATCTGCTTTTTATCTTCCGACTGAACGGTAGCAATCGCATTGCCGGCATAGATCGGGCGGCAGTACGTTTTTTCATCGACTATTTTAATGACATCACTAATTTGTGAAGCGCCTAATTTCGCCGCCACGCGGGGAAGGATATTTTTTCCAAATGTCGTCGCAGGCGCCATGACATAATTAAATTCAGAGAAACAATGCAGAACCAACGGAGCAATGCTTTCTGCTAAAAAATGCTCATAAGCTTTGTCATCTGCTAATAAGATAGCGTCGATCCCTTCTAATGACGTGAGCTTTTCTGCCACGGCTCGGCAATGGTAGCCGGCCACTAAAATAGAGATCGGCTGCTTCAATTCACGTGCAGCCGTAATCGTACATAATGTCGACAAACGCACTTCTTGATTATCGTGCTCAGCTAGGACTAATACACTCATGCCAAAACTTTATCCTTTTGTTTTAATAAGTTCAAAAGTTCATTGATATTATTTACTTTAATTCCCGGCGCTCGTTGGGGCGGGCTTTCGATTTTAAGCGTTGTAAGGTGAGGCGTTAACGTTACCCCAAGCTCCTCTGGCGTTAAAATAGTTAGCGGCTTGCTTTTGGCTTTCATAATGTTCGGTAAAGTGGGATAACGCGGTTTGTTTAAGCGTAAATCGGCAGTAATTACCGCGGGCAATTGAACAAGCAGTGTCTCTAACCCCGTATCCACTTCACGCGTAATGCGCAATTGATCGCCTTCGATATCGCATTTAGAAACGAACGTCCCCTGCCCCCAATCCAAGAGGGCTGCCAACATCTGGCCCGTCTGATTGCAATCGTCATCAATAGCTTGTTTGCCTAAAATCAAGAGGGTTGGCGATTCCTTTTCAATTAATACTTTAAGTAAGTGAGCGACATGAATCGGTTCTTGCGCTTGATCTGTTTTTATTAATAGGGCTCGATCTGCTCCCATAGCCAGTGCATTGAGCAGTGTCTCGCGGCAAGCCTCAAGACCAATGGAAACGACAATCACTTCGGAAGCTAATCCCTTCTCTTTAATGCGGATGGCTTCTTCTAGCGCAATTTCATCGAACGGATTCATTGACATTTTTATTTGATCCGTTTCAATACCTGAGCCATCCGCTTTTACACGGACTTTAACTTTAAAATCAACAACCCTTTTTACGCCAACGAGAATTTTCACTTAAAAATTTCCTCAAAAAAAAGTTTCATTTCAAGCCAAGAACGTTTGTCCGCAACGGGATTGTAGACAGTTCCGAAATCAGGATCATCCGCGGAAGGGTTAGTAAAAGCATGCATCGTGTTGCTAAAGACGTGTAGTTGCCAATCAACTTTTGCCTTTGTCATCTCTTTTTCAAATTCAAGAACGGCCTCGGGTGGAACCATTGGATCGTCGTGTCCGTGTAAAGCTAATATTTTTGCTGGTATCGTTTCACTTGGCAAATTATCAGCGGCCTTCAATAATCCATGGAAACTCACTACCCCTTTTAAAGGCGCACCGCTTCGTGCCAGATCGAGCACGCAAAGTCCTCCAAAACAATAACCCATAGCCGCTATTTTATTTTCATCAGCAACAGTCAAGGTTTTTGCCGTTTCTAAAGCGGCTAGCAAACGGTGGCGCAGCATTTTTCGATCGTCCATAAAAGGTTTCATTAACCGGCCGTTTTCTTCCTTACTCGCGCCCAACACACCTTTCCCATAAATGTCCATTGCAAAACCGACATAGCCCAATTCTGCTAGCTGTCGAGCTTTTTCTTCAACAAACTCATCTCGACCTGCCCAAGCGTGCGCAATTAAAACCAACGGTCGTTTTTCCTTTGTGGTTTTGTCGTAAGCAACGTAAGCTTGCAAGACGGCATCTCCGTCTCGATAATCAATTGTTTCAGTGTGCATACAAAACCTCCCTTTGATTGGGAGTAGATAGTACACCGCTTTTAGATGAGCTACAAATAACAACTTCTTTTGCGAGAACTCGCGCGGGATGGCGCTTTCTTCTCGCAATTAAATGGCTTAACCTTAGTTCATGGAAAAAACTTTTCAACGAGAATCATTAGAATTTGACGTTTTGATCGTGGGCGCGGGGCCGGCGGGTTTGAGTGCGGCGATTCGACTGGCTCAAGAAAACCGTTCGCTTTCCATCGCCGTTCTTGAAAAAGGCGCCTCCGTTGGAGCGCATATTTTATCTGGGGCCATTTTAGAACCTCGCGCTTTAAACGAGCTTATTCCTGATTGGAGTAAACGCAATGCCCCCGTTCATGTGGCCGTTCAAGAAGACCAATTTTATTTACTCACCGCGAAAAAATCTTTTCGTTTACCAACCCCAATTACCATGAGAAATTCTGGAAATTATATCATTAGCTTAGGGCGATTTTGTCAATGGTTAGGTGAACAAGCGGAAAGTTTTGGGGTTAATGTTTTTCCCGGATTTGCCGCTGCCAAAGTGCTTTTTGATCCGAACGGGGCTGTAATTGGCGTACAAACAGGGGATATGGGCTTAGATAAAGAAGGCCGACCGACCGACAGCTACCAACCTGGGCTTAATTTATACGCGAAACAAACTTTATTTGCCGAAGGATGCCGAGGCTCGCTAACGGAAGAACTGATCCGTCATTTTAACTTGCGAAAAAATTCAGATCCTCAAACTTATGGTATTGGAATCAAAGAATTATGGAAAATTTCTCCTGAAAAATATAAAAAGGGACTCGTCGTCCACACTGTCGGTTGGCCGTTGGATTCCAAAACCTATGGTGGTTCTTTTGTTTATCATTACGAAAATAACCTTTTGGCCATTGGTCTTGTTGTTGGTCTGGATTATCAAAACCCTTACCTTGACCCTTTTAAAGAGTTTCAACGTTTTAAAACCCACCCGCTCATTCGTCACTTACTTGAGGATGGCGAATGCATTGGCTACGGAGCGCGCGCTTTAAACGAAGGGGGTTTTCAATCCATTCCCACGCTTACTTTTCCCGGTGGAATGCTCATCGGGTGTTCTGCGGGATTTTTAAACGTAGGTAAAATAAAAGGTTCTCATACCGCCATGAAATCGGGCATGCTCGCAGCAGAAACGCTTTTGCAAACAAAGACTTTAGAACCGGCCCAAGAATTAAAAAATTATTCCACTGCTCTTAAGCGCTCATGGGTTTACAAGGAATTAAATCGCGTTCGCAACCTCCGACCCGCTTTTCGAAAAGGGTTATGGGCGGGATTGTTGTATTCCGCTTTCGACCAATTTATCTTGCGCGGAAAAGCGCCGTGGATTTTTCACCACCAACCTGATTATCGTGCTTTAAAACCCGCAAAAATCTGCCGCAAAATTGCCTATTCCAAACCGGACGGCAAATTGACTTTTGATAAATTAACACAAGTCTATTTAACCGGGACGCAACATCGCGAAAATGAGCCCTGCCATCTTTGGGTTAAAAATCAAAAAGTAGAAACGGATATCACCATCCCCGTCTATGCCGCCCCTGAACAGCGCTATTGTCCCGCCAATGTTTATGAAATTATTGAAAAAAATGGAAAACCCTGCTTGCATATTAATGCTTCTAACTGCATTCATTGCAAAACTTGCGATATTAAAGATCCTTCGCAAAATATTCGCTGGGTGGTGCCCGAAGGTGGCGATGGGCCGAATTATTCTAATTTATGAATCCCCTCTCCCACAAGCGGGAGAAGGACGGTTTTTCGGAAGGTCTTTAAAAAATCGTCGTTTTAATCCCAATTCCATGAAGTTATTCTCTTGACTATAGATCTTTCTTGCAGTTAAATGCAAAACAATATTTAAAATATTGACGCTATCCTTCGTTTGATTTTTTATAATTCTCATTACATTTTAAACCATTAAGGCAGATTATTGATGAAATATCTCAATCTACGAAAAATCTTTTTAACGGCGGTTTCAACTTTACTTATTTCGAGCTGTTCGTCTTCTTTGCATGCTCCAGCTTCTTCCACGCAGGGGTACCTCGGCCGGCCTAAATTTTTCCCTGCTGAAAGTGCTAAAAGTTTTTATGGGCGCGAATTATGTCACGCAAAGGGCTATCATTGCATAAAAATTAAAATGGGCGACACGTGGCAGAAGCTTTTTCCTGACGAAAAAGAACGCCAATTGGTGATGCGTCTTAATCGCATGAATATGCCCGTATCGTTGAGGCCGTGGATTCTTGTTCCTGATAATTTATCTGAAATTACTTATCACGATGTCTCGCCGCTGCCCTTAAAACTGAACACCAAAGGTAAAAAATTATTGCTGATTAATTTGCGCGAGCACGCCTTTGCGGCATACGACCCTCAGGGAAATTTAGTGCATTGGGGTCCGATTTCAGCCGGTAAAGACATTTGCGCCGACGGGGAAAATTGTGAAACGGTAACGGGTAAGTTCCGAATATTCCGTGTTCATGGTGAAAATTGTAAATCGGGAAAATATCCGATCGAAACGAATGGCGGTGCGCCCATGCTCTATTGCATGTTTTTCTATCGCGGTTGGGCAATCCACGGTTCCACTTTACCGGGTTATCATAACAGCCACGGATGCGTCAGACTTTTTCATGAAGACGCGAAATGGTTAAATCAATTTTTTATAAAAATCGGCACGACCATTCACGTGGAATCTTAAATGACAACAAGAGGTGCGATTGAAAGTGTAGGTTTCCTAAGCCGCCTCGGGGGCCGAGTAGCAAAGTAGCCCGTATGAAGCGAAGCGAAATACGGGGACGATAGACGACATCATTGTTTTCCCCTATTCCGCTTCGCTGCATACGGGCTACTTGTGGAAAACCTACACTTTCAATCGCACCCCTTTTTCAGATATTATTTTTATTTCGCCTGCAAGTTCGCTATCATTTAACACCATGGAATATCAAGATTATTATAAAATTCTAGGTGTCTCGCGTGATGCGACGGCAGATGAAATTAAAAAAAGTTATCGAAAACTAGCACGCAAATATCATCCTGACGTCAGTAGCGAACCTAATGCGGAAGAAAAATTCAAGCAAGTTAAAGAAGCTTACGAAGTTCTCAAAGACGTCGAAAAACGCAAAGCTTACGATGCCATAGGTTCGGGATGGAAACAGGGACAAGGATTTACGCCGCCGCCAGGTTGGGAATCTCGTCCGGGTGGCGAGGGAGTTCGGCCCGAATTTCGAGAAGGCTTTAGTGATTTTTTTGAATCGTTATTTGGTGGTCTAGGGCAAGAAGCGCGATGGACAAGACAAGAATTCAAACAGCGCGGCCAGGATCAACACAGTCGAGTAACGGTTAGTTTGGAAGAAGCTTTTAATGGTTCAACGCGTCTACTTACTTTACAAGAACCCATTGTTGATTATCAAACGGGACAAGTGACATCTAAAACGCGTCAACTTCGAATAAAAATTCCTGCTGGCGTCACAGAGGGTCAGCAGATTCGCTTGCAAGGTCAGGGTTTGCCGGGGATCGGCGGTGCACCCAATGGTGATTTATATTTAGAGATCCATTTAGCGCCTCATTCTCTTTTTACTGTCGAGGGAAAAGATGTGTATTTAAATTTGCCGGTCACGCCATGGGAAGCAGCGCTAGGCGCTAAAGTTTCAATCCCCACTTTAGGCGGCTCTGTCGATCTCACACTTCCTCCAGGATCTCAAACCGGACAAAAACTACGCCTCAAAGGTCGAGGACTTCCCGGAGGAACACCGGGAGATCAATATGTATTGATAAAAATTTACATTCCTGAACCCAAAAATGATCAACAAAAAGAATTGTATCAGCAAATGGCAGAACAAATGCCATTTGATCCGCGTAAAGAATTATTGGGGTAATCATGACAAAACAAATTATAAAAGGTATTATCATCGAGCGATCGTCGCCGCTTAAAATAGATGAACTTTCACAAGCCGTACACCTTCGACGTGAAATCATTATTGAAATGGTCGAACATCGTTTAATCGAACCGGAGGGAAGTTCGCCGACTTCTTGGAAGTTTGATAATGTTTGTCTAAAGCGGGCGAAAATTGCAGCGAGTTTTTATCGCGATTTAGAAATCAATATGCCAGGGATCGCCATTGCACTCGATTTGCTAGATAAAATTGAGCATTTAGAGCAGCGCTTGCGAACACTGGAGCGTTTTGAAAATCAGGAGTAAAAAATGACTCAATCATTACGGATGATGATTTTTATCATTCTTTTTTTAACCTCATCAAAGCTCTTTGCACAACCTGTTTTTCCAAAATGTATTTCCGCTCCTCATGGTCATTATTTATTAACTTCTTTTTATTATACAGATGATGTTATTCTCCACTCCGCCACGTTAAATCACTACACGGCGGCGGTGAAACATTTAGATGCCTTGCTCTATTCAGCATCGTATTTAGGAATAATAAAAGATAATGGTGACTTCAAACTGGCCAAGATTACGAAACAGAACTTAATTGTGATCCGCCGTTGGATGCGGGAAAAGAAAATTCACACGAAATTGATACTATCACTGGGTCACTGGAATCCTGATAAGATGCGCGCTGTCATTACTCAGTCCAGTGCTCGACAACATTTCATTAATACTCTCATCGCTGTTCTGAAAAATCCCCACTATAATATTGGCGATGTTGACATTGATTGGGAAAATTATTTTTCACCTCAGACCGATGAAGTTAAAAAATTCGCTGCCTTTATAAAGGCGCTTCGTTCTGCCTTAAATGAGAACCATCTCACGAATTTATGTCTCTCTCTTGATCTCCCCATTGCTCCTCATTTTGCAAAACAATACCACCCTCCAAAAGAATGGGCGCCCTATGTCGATTGGGCGAATTTAATGGCTTACGAATTTTATGGAGGGAATCCTCCTTATACCGAACTGGATAGCGCTCTTGGAAACGTCACCCTCCCCTATGCGGTCCAATATCCGGATAAAGCGCCGGATTATCCAACTATTTCGATT includes:
- a CDS encoding GIY-YIG nuclease family protein; the encoded protein is MSIDIPNTTSNIDFAFKMLSGYTLCSMSYWVYILECSNNSYYTGYTTDLIRRYHEHVSGTAKCKYTRSFKPLGVAQSWQILGDKATAMQVEKFIKKLNRKKKKQLILHPETLWYLLCSVVY
- the ald gene encoding alanine dehydrogenase; this translates as MLIGVPKEVKIEEYRVGLTPYSVRELVLHGHQVIMERDAGNAINFTDEAYLAAGAKIVDTPVEVYQAEMIVKVKEPQSSEYALIREGQILFTYLHLAPDPQQAQALIKSGCIAIAYETVTDNEGGLPLLSPMSQVAGRLAIQAGAHCLEKPEGGSGILLGGVPGVYAGKVTVIGGGVVGSNAVRMAMGKKAQVTVLDKSLRRLQELDFQFGGRLNTAYSTESSIEHYVIDADLVVGAVLVPGHSAPKLVGQDVLKKMRPGSVMVDVAIDQGGCFETSKPTTHKKPTYVIDGIVHYCVANMPGAVPRTSTLALNNATLPYVIALADKGYRQAFLDDPHFLNGLNVYCGQITHKGVAQGLQQEFNPPLALL
- a CDS encoding electron transfer flavoprotein subunit alpha/FixB family protein, producing the protein MSVLVLAEHDNQEVRLSTLCTITAARELKQPISILVAGYHCRAVAEKLTSLEGIDAILLADDKAYEHFLAESIAPLVLHCFSEFNYVMAPATTFGKNILPRVAAKLGASQISDVIKIVDEKTYCRPIYAGNAIATVQSEDKKQIITVRSTAFNPAALADYSAPIREIEFTVENPHSIFVHEERQGQDRPELSSAEIVISGGRGLQNKENFDRLIRIADRMGAAMGASRAAVDAGLAPNDCQVGQTGQVVAPKLYFAIGISGAVQHMAGMRNSKIIVAINKDPEAPIFQIADYGLVGDLNEVLVQWEEALQEMGY
- a CDS encoding electron transfer flavoprotein subunit beta/FixA family protein: MKILVGVKRVVDFKVKVRVKADGSGIETDQIKMSMNPFDEIALEEAIRIKEKGLASEVIVVSIGLEACRETLLNALAMGADRALLIKTDQAQEPIHVAHLLKVLIEKESPTLLILGKQAIDDDCNQTGQMLAALLDWGQGTFVSKCDIEGDQLRITREVDTGLETLLVQLPAVITADLRLNKPRYPTLPNIMKAKSKPLTILTPEELGVTLTPHLTTLKIESPPQRAPGIKVNNINELLNLLKQKDKVLA
- a CDS encoding dienelactone hydrolase family protein; this translates as MREESAIPREFSQKKLLFVAHLKAVYYLLPIKGRFCMHTETIDYRDGDAVLQAYVAYDKTTKEKRPLVLIAHAWAGRDEFVEEKARQLAELGYVGFAMDIYGKGVLGASKEENGRLMKPFMDDRKMLRHRLLAALETAKTLTVADENKIAAMGYCFGGLCVLDLARSGAPLKGVVSFHGLLKAADNLPSETIPAKILALHGHDDPMVPPEAVLEFEKEMTKAKVDWQLHVFSNTMHAFTNPSADDPDFGTVYNPVADKRSWLEMKLFFEEIFK
- a CDS encoding electron transfer flavoprotein-ubiquinone oxidoreductase; this encodes MEKTFQRESLEFDVLIVGAGPAGLSAAIRLAQENRSLSIAVLEKGASVGAHILSGAILEPRALNELIPDWSKRNAPVHVAVQEDQFYLLTAKKSFRLPTPITMRNSGNYIISLGRFCQWLGEQAESFGVNVFPGFAAAKVLFDPNGAVIGVQTGDMGLDKEGRPTDSYQPGLNLYAKQTLFAEGCRGSLTEELIRHFNLRKNSDPQTYGIGIKELWKISPEKYKKGLVVHTVGWPLDSKTYGGSFVYHYENNLLAIGLVVGLDYQNPYLDPFKEFQRFKTHPLIRHLLEDGECIGYGARALNEGGFQSIPTLTFPGGMLIGCSAGFLNVGKIKGSHTAMKSGMLAAETLLQTKTLEPAQELKNYSTALKRSWVYKELNRVRNLRPAFRKGLWAGLLYSAFDQFILRGKAPWIFHHQPDYRALKPAKICRKIAYSKPDGKLTFDKLTQVYLTGTQHRENEPCHLWVKNQKVETDITIPVYAAPEQRYCPANVYEIIEKNGKPCLHINASNCIHCKTCDIKDPSQNIRWVVPEGGDGPNYSNL
- a CDS encoding L,D-transpeptidase, whose protein sequence is MMKYLNLRKIFLTAVSTLLISSCSSSLHAPASSTQGYLGRPKFFPAESAKSFYGRELCHAKGYHCIKIKMGDTWQKLFPDEKERQLVMRLNRMNMPVSLRPWILVPDNLSEITYHDVSPLPLKLNTKGKKLLLINLREHAFAAYDPQGNLVHWGPISAGKDICADGENCETVTGKFRIFRVHGENCKSGKYPIETNGGAPMLYCMFFYRGWAIHGSTLPGYHNSHGCVRLFHEDAKWLNQFFIKIGTTIHVES
- a CDS encoding DnaJ C-terminal domain-containing protein yields the protein MEYQDYYKILGVSRDATADEIKKSYRKLARKYHPDVSSEPNAEEKFKQVKEAYEVLKDVEKRKAYDAIGSGWKQGQGFTPPPGWESRPGGEGVRPEFREGFSDFFESLFGGLGQEARWTRQEFKQRGQDQHSRVTVSLEEAFNGSTRLLTLQEPIVDYQTGQVTSKTRQLRIKIPAGVTEGQQIRLQGQGLPGIGGAPNGDLYLEIHLAPHSLFTVEGKDVYLNLPVTPWEAALGAKVSIPTLGGSVDLTLPPGSQTGQKLRLKGRGLPGGTPGDQYVLIKIYIPEPKNDQQKELYQQMAEQMPFDPRKELLG
- a CDS encoding chaperone modulator CbpM, producing the protein MTKQIIKGIIIERSSPLKIDELSQAVHLRREIIIEMVEHRLIEPEGSSPTSWKFDNVCLKRAKIAASFYRDLEINMPGIAIALDLLDKIEHLEQRLRTLERFENQE
- a CDS encoding glycoside hydrolase family 18 protein; this encodes MTQSLRMMIFIILFLTSSKLFAQPVFPKCISAPHGHYLLTSFYYTDDVILHSATLNHYTAAVKHLDALLYSASYLGIIKDNGDFKLAKITKQNLIVIRRWMREKKIHTKLILSLGHWNPDKMRAVITQSSARQHFINTLIAVLKNPHYNIGDVDIDWENYFSPQTDEVKKFAAFIKALRSALNENHLTNLCLSLDLPIAPHFAKQYHPPKEWAPYVDWANLMAYEFYGGNPPYTELDSALGNVTLPYAVQYPDKAPDYPTISIADTLSIYTDLGIPKRKLVIAWPYMVA